Proteins encoded within one genomic window of Glycine soja cultivar W05 chromosome 1, ASM419377v2, whole genome shotgun sequence:
- the LOC114421178 gene encoding histone-lysine N-methyltransferase SUVR5-like, giving the protein MEVLPCSGVQYAGESDCPQQSSGTAFVYQEQPNCPENGEHVNFVAAQLNESSHKMQGPQIERHLSTNSDCQCIGTSCCDCQVDDQHEYCGFHDFEEDMINEPCLTSENFISVVDTIEIESPNNSREGDLSCSEPKWLEGDESVALWVKWRGKWQAGIRCARADWPLSTLKAKPTHDRKKYFVIFFPHTRIYSWANMLLVRSINEYPHPIAYKTHQVGLKMVKDLTVARRFIMQKLVVGLLNMVDQFHFNALTETARDVKVWKEFAMEASRCKGYSNFGRILLKLHKSILQHHINADWLQHSYLSWAERCQSSNSAESVELLKEELFDSILWNGVNTLWDAVAPMQSTLGSEWKTWKQDVMKWFSAPPSLSSSKDTQQQSSDDLYQANLQVCRKRPKLEVRRADTHASQVEIKDQTIALEADPGFFKNQDTLSTIAVQSCKQEGVREVSMTTSPSNLANKWNEIVVEATASDFLHIKEMESTPTNEMSVAKSVEPGSKNRQCIAYIEAKGRQCVRWANDGDVYCCVHLSSRFLGSSTKSEKPVPVDTPMCEGTTVLGTRCKHRALPDSLFCKKHRPHAETEQTSNLPQNTLKRKHEENYTGSKDMYALVNVESPLQVDPVSSIGGDSVHVESNFNEKPKHSENDHNAVVSMHCIGSPPYDYKNPCREGPKRYCLYCERHLPSWLKRARNGKSRIVSKEVFTELLGECSSWEQKVHLHKACELFYRLFKSILSLRNPVPKDVQFQWALTEASKDSNVGEFFTKLVHSEKARIKSIWGFNDDMDISSIMEEPPLLPSTINDNYDEENAIKCKICSAEFPDDQALGNHWMDSHKKEAQWLFRGYACAICLDSFTNKKLLETHVQERHHVQFVEQCMLLQCIPCGSHFGNTEQLWQHVLLVHPVDFKPSTAPKQQNFSTGEDSPVKHDQGNLAPLENNSENTGGLRKFVCRFCGLKFDLLPDLGRHHQAAHMGPNLASSRPAKRGVRYYAYRLKSGRLSRPKFKKTLAAASYRLRNKANANLKRGIQASNSLGMGGITIQPHVTESETTNIGRLAEHQCSAVSKILFSEIQKMKPRPNNLDILSIAQSACCKVSLAASLEEKYGILPEKLYLKAAKLCSENSILVNWHQEGFICPRACNVSKDQALLSPLASLPNSSVMPKSVNLSDPASDEWEVDEFHCIINSHTLKIGSLPKAVILCDDISFGKESVPVSCVVDQELMHSLHMNGCNRQNISPSMPWETFTYVTKPMLDQSLSLDSESLQLGCACLCITCCPETCDHVYLFGNDYDDAKDIFGKPMRGRFPYDENGRIILEEGYLVYECNHMCRCNKSCPNRVLQNGVRVKLEVFKTEKKGWAVRAGEAILRGTFVCEYIGEVLDVQEARDRRKRYGAEHCSYLYDIDARVNDMGRLIEEQAQYVIDATKFGNVSRFINHSCSPNLVNHQVLVESMDCERAHIGFYASRDIALGEELTYDYQYELMPGEGSPCLCESLKCRGRLY; this is encoded by the exons ATGGAAGTGCTGCCTTGTTCTGGTGTTCAATATGCTGGGGAATCTGATTGCCCTCAGCAGAGTTCAGGAACAGCATTTGTATACCAGGAACAACCTAATTGCCCCGAAAATGGTGAACATGTCAACTTTGTAGCTGCTCAACTGAATGAATCATCACATAAGATGCAAGGGCCTCAGATAGAAAGACATTTGTCGACTAATTCAGATTGCCAATGCATTGGAACTTCATGTTGTGATTGTCAAGTGGATGACCAACATGAATATTGTGGTTTTCATGATTTTGAAGAAGACATGATTAATGAACCTTGCTTGACATCTGAGAACTTTATCTCTGTTGTGGATACAATTGAAATTGAATCACCAAACAACAGTAGGGAAGGAGACTTGTCATGTTCCGAACCCAAGTGGCTAGAGGGAGATGAATCTGTGGCATTGTGGGTCAAG TGGAGAGGGAAGTGGCAGGCTGGTATCCGGTGTGCAAGGGCTGACTGGCCATTATCAACTTTGAAAGCAAAACCAACTCATGACAGaaagaaatattttgttatattttttccacacacaagaatttattCTTGGGCAAACATGCTGCTTGTTAGATCAATTAATGAGTATCCCCATCCTATTGCATATAAGACTCATCAGGTGGGATTGAAAATGGTAAAAGACTTAACTGTTGCACGGCGCTTTATAATGCAAAAGCTAGTTGTTGGTTTGCTGAACATGGTCGATCAGTTTCATTTTAAT GCTTTGACAGAAACTGCACGTGATGTGAAGGTCTGGAAGGAATTTGCCATGGAGGCTTCTCGTTGTAAGGGTTATTCCAATTTTGGAAGAATCCTTCTAAAGCTGCATAAA AGCATACTGCAGCACCATATAAATGCTGACTGGTTACAGCATTCTTATCTCTCTTGGGCTGAAAGATGTCAGAGTTCAAATAGCGCTGAATCAGTGGAGCTGCTGAAGGAG gAATTGTTTGATTCTATTTTGTGGAATGGGGTCAATACTCTCTGGGATGCAGTTGCACCAATGCAATCAACATTAGGTTCTGAATGGAAAACCTGGAAGCAGGATGTGATGAAATGGTTTTCTGCACCACCTTCCTTATCGAGCAGCAAAGACACCCAGCAACAGAGTTCTGATGATTTGTACCAAGCAAACCTTCAGGTTTGTAGAAAAAGGCCCAAACTTGAAGTTCGTCGTGCAGATACACATGCTTCACAAGTGGAAATCAAGGACCAAACTATTGCTCTTGAAGCTGACCCTGGCTTCTTTAAGAATCAGGACACGTTGAGCACAATAGCAGTTCAGTCTTGCAAACAGGAAGGTGTTAGGGAGGTGTCTATGACAACTTCACCTAGTAATTTGGCAAATAAATGGAATGAAATTGTAGTTGAGGCTACCGCTTCTGATTTCTTACATATCAAAGAAATGGAATCAACACCTACAAATGAAATGAGTGTTGCAAAATCTGTAGAACCTGGTAGTAAGAATCGACAATGTATAGCTTATATTGAAGCAAAGGGAAGACAGTGTGTGAGATGGGCAAATGATGGTGATGTATACTGTTGTGTACATTTGTCCTCTCGATTTTTGGGCAGCTCAACAAAATCCGAAAAGCCTGTTCCAGTTGATACTCCAATGTGTGAAGGTACAACTGTTCTGGGTACTAGATGTAAGCATCGTGCCCTACCTGACTCTTTATTCTGTAAGAAACACAGGCCACATGCTGAAACAGAGCAGACCTCAAATTTACCCCAGAATACACTAAAGAGGAAGCATGAAGAAAATTATACTGGTTCAAAGGACATGTATGCATTGGTAAATGTTGAGAGTCCACTGCAAGTGGATCCAGTGTCATCCATTGGTGGTGATTCTGTACATGTAGAAAGCAACTTTAATGAGAAGCCCAAGCATTCTGAAAATGATCATAATGCAGTGGTGTCAATGCACTGTATAGGTTCTCCTCCCTATGATTACAAGAATCCTTGTAGGGAAGGTCCTAAAAGGTATTGCTTGTACTGTGAAAGACACCTTCCAAGCTGGCTTAAGCGTGCTAGAAATGGGAAGAGTAGAATAGTATCAAAAGAAGTGTTCACAGAACTTTTGGGGGAATGTAGCTCGTGGGAGCAAAAGGTACATCTTCATAAAGCATGTGAACTTTTTTACAGGCTGTTCAAAAGCATTTTATCATTAAGAAATCCTGTTCCTAAGGATGTCCAATTCCAGTGGGCTTTGACTGAAGCCTCTAAAGATTCCAATGTAGGAGagttttttacaaagttagttcATAGTGAAAAGGCGAGAATCAAGTCAATATGGGGATTCAATGATGACATGGATATATCCTCTATCATGGAAGAACCACCTCTCTTGCCATCCACAATTAATGATAACTATGATGAGGAAAATGCCATCAAGTGTAAGATATGCTCTGCAGAATTTCCTGATGACCAAGCACTTGGTAACCATTGGATGGACAGTCATAAAAAGGAAGCACAGTGGCTGTTTAGAGGCTATGCATGTGCCATTTGTCTGGATTCATTTACTAACAAAAAACTATTGGAAACTCATGTTCAGGAGAGGCATCATGTGCAATTTGTTGAACAATGCATGCTTCTCCAATGCATTCCTTGTGGGAGTCATTTTGGAAATACTGAACAATTATGGCAGCATGTTTTACTAGTTCACCCTGTTGATTTTAAACCATCAACAGCTCCTAAGCAGCAAAATTTTTCTACTGGCGAAGATTCTCCTGTAAAACATGATCAGGGAAATTTAGCCCCCTTGGAGAATAATTCTGAGAATACGGGTGGTTTACGGAAATTTGTTTGCAGGTTTTGTGGATTGAAATTTGATTTACTACCTGACCTAGGTCGACATCACCAAGCTGCTCATATGGGGCCGAATCTGGCTAGCAGTCGCCCTGCAAAGAGGGGAGTTCGCTATTATGCATATAGATTAAAATCTGGCAGACTTAGCCGccctaaatttaaaaaaactttggCAGCAGCATCATACAGGCTCAGAAATAAGGCTAATGCTAATTTAAAGCGAGGCATTCAGGCATCAAACTCACTTGGCATGGGAGGAATAACCATACAACCTCATGTTACTGAAAGTGAAACAACAAATATTGGTAGATTGGCAGAACATCAATGCTCCGCTGTTTCAAAGATTTTGTTTTCagagattcagaaaatgaaaccTCGGCCTAACAATCTTGATATTTTATCAATTGCTCAGTCTGCTTGCTGCAAAGTTAGTCTTGCAGCCTCACTAGAggagaaatatggaattttGCCTGAAAAGCTCTATTTGAAGGCAGCAAAACTTTGCAGTGAGAATAGTATTTTGGTAAATTGGCATCAGGAGGGGTTTATTTGTCCTAGAGCTTGTAATGTATCAAAGGATCAAGCTTTGCTCTCTCCTTTAGCTTCTCTTCCTAATAGTTCTGTAATGCCCAAATCTGTGAATTTATCTGATCCTGCAAGTGATGAGTGGGAGGTGGATGAATTTCACTGCATCATCAATTCGCATACTTTAAAAATAGGTTCACTGCCAAAAGCTGTTATCTTGTGCGATGACATTAGCTTTGGGAAGGAATCAGTTCCAGTGAGTTGTGTGGTAGATCAAGAACTTATGCATTCTCTTCATATGAATGGGTGTAACAGACAAAATATAAGCCCTTCTATGCCTTGGGAGACCTTTACCTATGTTACAAAGCCAATGCTTGATCAATCCCTTAGTCTTGACTCAGAG AGCCTGCAACTGGGATGTGCCTGCTTATGCATTACTTGCTGTCCGGAAACTTGTGATCATGTATACCTTTTTGGCAATGACTATGATGATGCAAAAGACATATTTGGGAAACCAATGCGTGGCAGGTTCCCATATGATGAGAATGGCCGAATAATCTTAgag GAAGGTTATCTTGTCTATGAGTGTAATCATATGTGCAGATGCAATAAATCCTGTCCAAACAGAGTATTGCAGAATGGAGTACGAGTCAAATTGGAAGTCTTTAAAACAGAGAAAAAg GGATGGGCAGTAAGGGCCGGTGAAGCTATTCTACGTGGCACATTTGTGTGTGAATACATTGGAGAAGTTTTAGATGTGCAGGAGGCACGTGATAGGCGCAAGAG ATATGGCGCAGAGCATTGCAGTTATTTGTATGACATCGATGCTCGTGTTAATGATATGGGCAGATTGATTGAAGAACAAGCTCAATATGTAATTGATGCTACTAAGTTTGGAAATGTCTCAAGATTCATCAATCATAG ctGCTCACCAAATCTTGTCAATCACCAAGTTCTTGTAGAGAGCATGGATTGTGAACGTGCACATATTGGTTTTTATGCAAGTCGAGAT ATTGCTTTGGGTGAAGAGCTAACATATGACTATCAGTACGAGCTTATGCCTGGAGAAGGATCTCCTTGTCTTTGCGAATCCTTGAAGTGCAGGGGACGCCTTTATTAG